gtgtgaactgtgcagccatagatcgtatactttacattatacgcaaactacgtaagtctccggccgcttattcacggaacgcgctacggccggaaacttacgtagtgtgaacatagcctaaggacgtAAAAAAtttgcatgatcattatttatggccagccatgcgcagtacagcagccTCCTATCCATGCTGTACTGCCTAGGTCTGTCATGAGGAAGATGTTGGAGCGCCGCCCGCCCCCAATGTGATGTAATGACATGACAGCAATTTCAATCATGCCTaggggggcgtgattacagcgctggaaCACCcaagggaccgtgactacttaaAAATGGGaagacgcccagatgactacctcagggTGATTTATATACAGCGCTTGATTTCATTAATGTACATTTTCTTAAAACATTGGGCAGGGACGGGGGCTTCAGATAAATGTTTAGGAAGTGTGCTGTGTCatgtaccagcacatttccttagcGTTATAGTGAATTTtcatgtgattggttccctttatatGTTTTCTCTATTAAATGGGGTTTGGATACTGCCAGCAAAAAGCTAAatgctctcctgccccccccccccacctcaaatAGATAAACACTTATTTCTGTTGAATATTCATGTGttttaaatggggggggggggcattgctaGGCTTTTTCTAAATGCATGATCACACACTAGgaagaaaagaaggaagaaaTAGACAAATCTTTAAAAACAAAGAAGTCTAAGACTCACCAACTTTAAATtgtttcaatttattttttttgaatgcagatgcTCTTTTCCATGAAACACACTCACACTTTATAAAATTTATGTTtaaactcttttttttctatttgacatCTGGAAATTTCACATagaattatataaaaaatatatatagttgaTTACATTACAGGAATACTGTATCACTTTCTTTGAGTATTCTACATTAAAAATAGAAGTACATACACTACTTCATCTGGTGGCAATTTTCACATGGTTTCTTTGGTCACTGGAGATTCACAGTCCTTTTTAGAATCCCAGAATTTACATTTGTAAATTGTATGATGCATCCTTAGAAGATGCCAGGAGTCATAGGTAGTGTACTGGATGCCTGTTTGGGCTCTGTAACTATTATAGGAGCTGTATCCGAGGTGGTATCCTCCACCTCACTGTCCTGATCATCTAGAATTCCCTCCTCCATAGGGATGATTTTGATGACTTTCTCTTCAAAGTGCACCTGCTTTTTCTTTGGAGATGTGTCCATAGATACATCCTTATAAAATTTGTCAGGGCTTTGGCTCTTGGATAGAGGTTGATCCTTTTTAACCTTTAGAATGCTTCTCATGTGCATAAGGAGAGATTCTCTTTTTTCTTTAAGATTCCCAGTGAATGTATATGTTTGCTCTGTGTCTccagcccttgttagggctacagCAGTGGTTGATGGGTCTGTGTAGTATTCCGCCTGGGAAATACATTGTTTATCTTTATTCTTCTTTTGCTTACTCAACACAAGATAGGCAATGCCAGTAACAACCAACATGGTTCCTGTGGATGTGTAAAGAAAATGGAAGATGATGATCAATATGCATTACTGTTAGTGTAAtgtacatcttaaaggggttttcccacttAAAACtaaggataggagacaagtaagatTGCTGGGGGTCTAACCTCTATGCTCACCTGCGATCTCCTGATCAGCCTCTGGCTCCTTTGGTTTGACTACAGCTGCGGGTCAGCATGTGACccttggctctattcattctctatagagctgctggagagagccaggtacagcactcggctctttctggtggctccattGAGAACAAATAGAGCAAAGGGTCACGTGCCGACCCATGGCTGTTTTCAAACCAAAGGAGACAGAGGCTGATCTGGAGCATGAAGAGGCTGATCGGTGGTGGTCAGACCCTCCCACaatttcttacttgtcccctatgttgtcgataggggacaagttagttttaagtgTTAGGAGCATGCACTTTACACGTCTTTCACAAGATACGATTGTGCTATCATATATAATACTTTTATGCAGGAGAAAAAAACATCACAATTTGTGACAACACAATTTTAGTTTGTGTCTTGGgatgatagttttatttaaatataattatcttataccggagtacccctgtaaTGGTAATGTATTAATACACAACCTCTGCAGCAGAGCTGATGACGATCTCTGATGAgaggacccctttaagtgatttggTAACCGCCTGGATGTGCTACAACGTTGACTACTCCTTTCACACAGTTGCAAAAATGTATCTGAATAATTGACTGTATATTCAAAGCACACATGAGAATAATGGCTGTATACTAATAACTACAGCATATCAGTTATTACATGCTGATATTAATCACACATACTTATATTTAAAGCTTTGAATTAATTTATTCTATCCACCAAAGGCATCTTGCAGATTAATTGAATCTTGTGCCAGCGCTCTTTGATGGTTTGCCCTTGGCATATTACTGATCACATGCACATTTGGCTCTTGAGGGAAGCCCCAGCAAAGAAAAAGTAAACCCAGATGTTCCCAAAGAAAGtgaagaaataaaaaagttatattgaGAAAAATGTGTGACTAAAGCTCATCTGCATCCCCTGAATGTGCTTTTGCAAGAACATTTTCATCAACgtctagaaatgagcaaacctcgagtatgctcgagtccatctaaacccgaactttcggcatttgattagcggtggctgctgaagttggataaagccctaaggctatgtggaaaacatggatatagtcattggctgtatccattttttccagacacccttagagctttatccaacttcagcagccaccgctaatcaaatggcgaacgatcgggttcagatggacttgagcatgctcgaggttcgctcatctctatcaaccTTTGGAAGGTTTAGTAGTTATGCTATTTAAGTGGTTTATTTTCTTTCacttagtttaaccccttaatgactgagcCTACTTCTGGCACTAAGGACAGCAGGAAATTTTTCCTTTTTGCACATTCAGAAAaccataactttttattttttaatgcttttttgtGATGTTCCCCAAAATTACAATGCAGGGAGTTCTAAAACATTGCGGTTAATATTTTTGTGGTTGATGGTTCTCGTTTATGTATCTTAAACTGACGTAATTATTACTTCATTATTATTTGGTGCTGATCTATTTGTTGGAAAGCATTTATTTATTACAGCTGCTTAGTATTTACAACACACAAGCTTCAAAGAGATGTCGGCATTCAGTGGTGAGGAATGTGTTTACAAATGTGTTTTAAGTGTAGGAAGTGTCACTCTTGGTATCTCGGGTAACAGGATTGTTCAAACCCGATCGTCTTGCCTATATGTGGTGCTCAGACAGGTTTGCAGATATAAGTCCAGAAAGCGGGAAGTTTACACGCGAAACGGCTGTAGGCTGAGGGCACGGCATCTGCtggatctgtctccccctgccccacaccaaccTGTTTGATGTCACCCTGAATAAAGATACGTATTGcctgaagactggtgagtgctacTGGTTAGCTTAGTATTTACAACactagggtacgtgcacactaaggaaatctcATGGATAACTTGCCACGGATTCTGCCGTTCTTCCCTGCGTGCTTTAGCTTCACTCTccccccgtcccatagactcGATCCTGTggtagattccgccgtccacccaataAATGGAAGAGCGTCGGAATCTGCAGCAAGTTATCTGTGTGAATTTCTTAGTGTGCACTtacacttaacccctagacgacccaggacgtagagttacgtcatggaagtctgtccccagacgaccctggacgtaactctacgtcctgggtgtttctcccgctatgaagcgccctCCGGAGGTGCGCTTCATagaaggtgggggccggctgcagtgaacagccgggacctcaccggtaatgtcacgctgcagcgatcgcgctgccacgtgtcattaaccccttaaacgccgcgatcgctgtgtgactgcgggggtcccgatcgttgaaacggaccgccgaaggtctctcacctgcctccgtgcggtccgatcggtgatctgctacactgagcctgcacaggcaggctcaatgagcagagcgccgataacactgatcaatgctatgcctatggcatag
The nucleotide sequence above comes from Dendropsophus ebraccatus isolate aDenEbr1 chromosome 8, aDenEbr1.pat, whole genome shotgun sequence. Encoded proteins:
- the TMEM72 gene encoding transmembrane protein 72, translating into MQCQAGWVVVEAICRFLGISTTAVLIGVGIETLQQGQFPSLAYYLLFASAAVAICEGAFFLHLFLTRCFRCQKEPRLYVYLGKTARMGGFQKFVGYGLLSVACFLHPVLVWHVTIPGTMLVVTGIAYLVLSKQKKNKDKQCISQAEYYTDPSTTAVALTRAGDTEQTYTFTGNLKEKRESLLMHMRSILKVKKDQPLSKSQSPDKFYKDVSMDTSPKKKQVHFEEKVIKIIPMEEGILDDQDSEVEDTTSDTAPIIVTEPKQASSTLPMTPGIF